In the genome of Ignavibacteriales bacterium, one region contains:
- a CDS encoding peptidase M64 — translation MFKNILFAFLFFQLSITPKDVMKFEDYFHDKTLRIDYLHIGSNNEEIITIDRFYTYDKWNRNKKNLVDNFNNGRYYFKIYDLESGTLIYSKGFDSYFGEYKTGDDGLNGIKKAYHESAIIPHPKNKFRFVVENRLRDNSMKEIYSAKIDPDDMNIVRETTNDPSVLVVKSLFSGNPENKVDVVILGDGYTSSEQAKFKSDLEKFTNTFFKLEPYARHKNKFNVYGVLKPSVDSGTDLPMHNIFKNTVLNTTFNSLGSERYLLTEDNKTMRDLAAYVPYDAIYIMVNHDRYGGGGIYNLFCTFTSDNQFQDYLFLHEFGHSFAGLADEYYTSDVAYNEFYPDGVEPVEPNITRLMDPENIKWKNLTAENIELPTPWEKVNFDKMDLEWQAERRAINNKIAELTRNRADEKVIAELRTEYDKKDREHSEVVDKYLKSSKFYGKVGAYEGAGYASKGLYRSMLDCIMFSKGTKPFCKVCEAAIEKVINFYAEE, via the coding sequence ATGTTCAAAAATATTTTATTCGCATTTTTATTTTTTCAATTATCAATAACTCCAAAGGATGTTATGAAGTTTGAAGATTATTTTCATGATAAAACTCTCCGCATCGATTACCTTCACATCGGTAGTAACAATGAAGAGATCATCACCATTGACAGGTTTTACACTTATGATAAATGGAACAGAAATAAGAAAAACTTAGTTGACAATTTTAATAACGGCAGATATTACTTCAAGATTTACGATTTAGAATCAGGTACGCTGATTTATTCCAAAGGATTTGATAGTTACTTCGGTGAATATAAAACCGGTGATGATGGACTGAACGGAATTAAAAAAGCATATCACGAATCAGCGATAATCCCTCATCCGAAAAACAAATTCAGGTTTGTTGTTGAAAACAGGCTGCGTGATAATTCAATGAAGGAGATCTATTCAGCTAAAATTGATCCTGATGATATGAACATAGTCAGGGAAACAACGAATGATCCTTCTGTGCTTGTTGTAAAAAGTTTATTCAGCGGAAATCCTGAAAACAAAGTTGATGTTGTGATCCTTGGTGACGGATACACTTCATCAGAACAAGCGAAGTTTAAATCCGACCTTGAAAAATTCACGAATACTTTTTTCAAACTTGAGCCATATGCACGGCACAAAAACAAGTTTAATGTGTATGGAGTGCTTAAACCTTCCGTTGATAGCGGAACCGATCTGCCGATGCATAATATTTTTAAGAACACTGTTCTGAACACAACATTCAACTCGCTCGGCTCGGAAAGATATTTACTGACTGAAGACAACAAAACAATGCGCGACCTTGCTGCTTATGTTCCTTATGATGCTATTTATATAATGGTCAATCACGACCGTTACGGCGGCGGCGGGATTTATAACCTGTTTTGCACTTTCACATCAGACAATCAGTTCCAGGATTATTTATTTCTTCATGAATTCGGGCATTCATTTGCAGGATTAGCAGATGAGTATTACACATCGGATGTGGCGTATAATGAATTTTACCCTGATGGCGTTGAACCTGTTGAACCGAACATCACCCGTTTGATGGATCCGGAAAATATTAAATGGAAAAATCTGACAGCGGAAAACATTGAACTGCCGACACCATGGGAAAAAGTTAATTTTGATAAGATGGATCTCGAGTGGCAGGCGGAACGAAGAGCGATCAATAATAAAATTGCAGAACTTACGAGAAACCGCGCGGATGAAAAAGTAATTGCGGAACTTCGCACAGAGTATGATAAAAAAGACCGCGAACATTCAGAGGTTGTTGATAAATACTTAAAGTCGAGTAAGTTCTATGGAAAAGTCGGCGCTTATGAGGGCGCGGGTTATGCGTCAAAAGGATTGTACAGATCAATGCTTGATTGCATAATGTTTTCCAAAGGAACAAAACCCTTCTGCAAAGTTTGCGAGGCAGCGATAGAGAAGGTTATTAATTTTTATGCGGAAGAGTGA
- a CDS encoding adenylate/guanylate cyclase domain-containing protein, translated as MNIKNILKRKFDEQKQLLESSFARDVLISEKKRVNLLLFIFGILWVILSLLFWLYKEEYIRLFGAYKFFNIISITFGIFFLYELMLRAVISYRIRINKKLPEPVRYGNTFVEISMPTVIMIILSASLDPYLIINGPSPFAYLPFIILSALRLNFKLSVFTGLLAATEYLALCYYIKSNYPVPSEFSVLNSNMLYIVKGIFLLISGLASGFITLQIRRGIFNSMRYIEESNRIKNVLGQQVSQAVVDELLDTKADYANGVERNVCVMFLDIRNFTPTVEKKSPEEIVAYLNTIFGFMIDIINKYNGIINQFVGDGFMATFGAPVSKGNDCQYAVDAAVEIIRMLDEESRKGKIIPTRVGIGIHTGDAVTGNVGSSLRKQYSITGNVVILASRIEQLNKQFNSQLLISKEVLNRIFVNGYKVVSLGAHSVKGREEPVEIFQLV; from the coding sequence ATGAATATCAAAAACATTTTAAAAAGAAAATTCGATGAACAAAAACAGCTGTTAGAAAGCAGTTTTGCGCGTGATGTTCTCATCAGTGAAAAAAAACGCGTAAATCTGCTGTTGTTCATATTTGGCATTCTATGGGTAATACTTTCATTATTATTCTGGTTGTATAAGGAAGAATATATCCGGCTGTTCGGTGCTTATAAATTCTTTAATATTATTTCAATAACGTTCGGTATTTTTTTTCTTTATGAGTTGATGCTTCGGGCGGTAATCTCATACCGGATAAGAATAAATAAAAAACTTCCCGAGCCTGTAAGGTACGGCAATACTTTTGTCGAGATAAGTATGCCTACGGTTATTATGATAATTCTTTCCGCTTCACTTGATCCGTATCTTATTATAAACGGACCTTCACCGTTTGCGTATCTTCCGTTCATTATTCTTTCCGCGTTAAGGCTGAATTTTAAGTTATCGGTTTTTACAGGACTGCTTGCTGCAACAGAATATCTTGCGTTGTGTTATTATATAAAATCAAATTATCCTGTTCCTTCTGAATTTTCAGTACTGAATTCAAATATGTTGTATATCGTTAAAGGAATTTTTCTTTTAATAAGCGGATTAGCATCAGGGTTTATCACTCTTCAGATACGGCGCGGTATTTTTAACTCAATGCGTTATATCGAAGAAAGTAACCGGATAAAAAATGTTCTTGGTCAGCAGGTATCGCAGGCCGTAGTTGATGAGCTGCTTGATACAAAAGCTGATTATGCAAACGGTGTGGAAAGAAATGTGTGTGTGATGTTCCTCGATATCCGGAACTTTACTCCGACAGTTGAAAAAAAATCACCCGAAGAAATTGTTGCTTACCTTAACACGATCTTCGGATTTATGATTGATATAATTAATAAGTACAACGGCATAATCAACCAGTTTGTCGGCGATGGTTTTATGGCTACATTCGGCGCGCCTGTTTCAAAGGGAAATGATTGTCAATACGCTGTCGATGCCGCGGTGGAAATTATCCGGATGTTAGATGAAGAATCCCGTAAAGGAAAAATAATTCCTACTCGTGTTGGAATCGGAATTCACACGGGCGATGCAGTTACCGGGAATGTGGGTTCATCTTTACGCAAGCAGTATTCAATTACAGGGAATGTTGTTATACTTGCGTCACGAATCGAACAGTTGAATAAACAGTTTAACTCACAGTTATTAATTTCTAAAGAAGTGCTTAACAGGATTTTTGTAAACGGATATAAAGTAGTATCACTCGGCGCTCATTCCGTGAAAGGAAGAGAAGAACCGGTTGAAATTTTCCAGCTTGTTTAA
- a CDS encoding FKBP-type peptidyl-prolyl cis-trans isomerase: MKSFFLTVVSIIVFSLTVIAQSDTITTASGLKYIIIEKGSGEKAVTGKEAAVHYTGYLLNGTIFDSSIPRKEPIEFILGKGMVIKGWDEGISLMSIGDKMKLIIPANLAYGERGSGDVIPPNSTLIFDVELVGLSDPKTPIYPVLEEIVLNESVEKAIEKYDELKKSNPDDYNFKESQLNTLGYRLMRVQMMEEAIKIFEFNAELFPESSNVYDSLGEAYMHSEKLDEAVKCYEKSLELNPENTNAKLMIQKLSEK, from the coding sequence GTGAAATCATTTTTTCTCACTGTTGTTTCGATAATAGTTTTCAGCTTAACAGTCATTGCACAGTCAGACACAATTACAACTGCAAGCGGACTTAAATATATCATCATTGAAAAAGGTTCAGGAGAAAAAGCAGTTACCGGAAAAGAAGCCGCTGTTCATTATACAGGTTATCTGCTTAATGGAACAATTTTCGATTCATCCATACCGAGAAAAGAACCTATCGAATTTATACTCGGTAAAGGTATGGTAATTAAAGGCTGGGATGAGGGCATTTCATTGATGAGCATCGGTGATAAAATGAAACTGATAATTCCCGCAAACCTTGCCTATGGCGAAAGAGGCTCCGGAGATGTTATTCCGCCGAACTCAACATTAATATTTGATGTGGAGCTTGTAGGACTTTCCGATCCCAAAACTCCTATTTACCCGGTGCTTGAAGAAATTGTTTTAAATGAAAGTGTTGAAAAGGCAATCGAAAAATACGACGAACTTAAAAAGAGTAATCCCGATGATTATAATTTCAAAGAAAGTCAGTTAAACACTCTTGGTTACAGGCTGATGAGAGTTCAAATGATGGAAGAAGCAATAAAGATATTTGAATTTAATGCTGAACTATTTCCGGAATCATCTAACGTGTATGATAGTCTTGGTGAAGCATATATGCATTCAGAAAAATTAGATGAAGCGGTAAAGTGTTATGAAAAATCGCTTGAGCTTAACCCTGAAAACACAAACGCAAAACTTATGATTCAAAAGCTGAGTGAGAAATAA
- a CDS encoding MmcQ/YjbR family DNA-binding protein, translated as MDLESIRKYCLKKVGVTEHFPFDEVTLVFKVVKIFVLVSTDEFPLRMNLKFDPENAVEAREKYEAVIPGYHMNKKHWNTIILDGSVPVKEIYKWIDDSYDLIVASLKKADREKLKPGQE; from the coding sequence ATGGACCTTGAATCAATAAGAAAATACTGTCTTAAAAAAGTTGGAGTAACAGAACACTTCCCTTTCGATGAAGTGACTCTTGTATTTAAAGTCGTTAAAATTTTTGTGCTGGTCAGCACTGACGAATTCCCTTTGCGGATGAATCTAAAGTTTGATCCGGAAAATGCAGTTGAGGCAAGAGAAAAATATGAGGCTGTAATTCCCGGTTATCATATGAATAAAAAACACTGGAACACAATAATCCTTGATGGATCAGTTCCGGTTAAAGAAATATATAAATGGATTGATGATTCTTATGATCTGATTGTTGCATCGCTAAAAAAAGCCGACCGGGAAAAACTGAAACCGGGTCAAGAATAA